ATTAAGTTCTACGGAGACTTTAAAGCTTGCTGAAGAGGTAGAATTTCCGTTAGTTTATGTATTGGCAGAGATTGAGAAGAATGGGGTAAAGATTGATGAACAGACTTTGCGACAGTTTTCTGTTGATATTGAAGCGGAGGTTTCGAAGCTGGAGTCGACGATTTATGAAAAAGCAGGTGTAGTGTTCAATATCGCCTCGCCAAAACAACTGGGGGAAGTTCTTTTTGATAAACTGCAATTAGATCCTAAAGCGAAAAAGACAAAAACGGGTCAATATAAGACCGGCGAGGATGTTTTGTTGGCATTGGCTAATAAATCAGATATCGTTAAAGATATTTTAGATTACAGACAGTTGCAGAAGTTGAAATCGACCTATGTCGATGCACTTCCGAGCTTGGTAAATCCTGCTACAGGATTAATCCACACATCCTATAATCAGGCTGTTGCAGCAACGGGTCGTCTGAGTTCGACGAATCCGAACTTGCAGAACATTCCTATTCGTACAGAGCGAGGCCGCGAGGTGCGCAAGGCCTTTATTCCGCGCCAAGCGGGATGGACCTTACTATCTGCCGATTATTCCCAGATCGAATTACGTTTGATTGCCGAGTTAAGTCAGGATGAGAACATGTTGGATGCTTTCCAAAAGGGTTTAGATATTCACCGCGCTACAGCAGCAAGAGTTTATGGCGTGGAACTCGAAGAAGTCACATCAGATATGCGTAGAAATGCGAAGGCTGTTAATTTTGGGATTATCTATGGTCAATCGGCATTTGGTCTTTCTCAAAGTTTAGGAATCCCTCGAAAAGAGGCTGCAGCTATTATCGATCAATATTTTGCGCAGTACACGGGAATCCGTAAGTATATGGGCGACATTATTGATTTTGCCAAGGAGCGTGGCTATGTGGAAACTTTATTGAAACGCCGACGTTACTTACGAGATATCAATTCAGCGAATATGACCGTTCGAGGATTTGCGGAGCGAAATGCGATTAATGCGCCAATACAGGGTTCTGCCGCTGATTTGATCAAGATTGCGATGATCAATATCCAGAAGGATATAGAAGCGCAAGACTTAGAAGGAAAGATGATCATGCAGGTTCATGATGAGCTTGTTTTTGACGTTCCTGAGCATGAGGTTGGACAGTTTAAAGAAATTATTGCTAATAGAATGAAAAATGCAATGAAATTAAACGTTCCTATTGAAATTGAAATTGGTCAGGGAAATAACTGGCTAGAAGCGCACTAATTGATATTCATGAGGTATTTGCTTGTTTTATTCTTTACAATTCAGGGCTTACTGGTCGCTGCGCAAGAGACAGACACTAAGCCCGTATATTTTGAACGCAGTAATGATAGTCTGATTCGTTTTTACTACGATATGAACTATTATCTTGTTGATAAGAATTGTGAATTTAAGAGCATCGAACGTGTTGCGGCATTTGATGCGCGAACAAGTAAATTCGTCGGTAAGTTTGTAGATTACTATCCTAATGGCCATCGTATGTTGGAGGGTTCCTATCAAGATGGTAGCAAAGAGGGCGTGTTTACAGCGTATCATCCGAATATGCAGATTAAGTGGCGTGCGACCTTTGTTAATAATACGCCTCAAGGGGATTGGGAATATTATTATCCTGATGGCAAGCCTTTGATGACTGTTAATTATAGCAGCGCCGGCTCAAAAATGGTTCATTACTATGACCAGCGGGGTGTGCAGCGTGTGAAAGACGGTGATGGAAGTTATAACTTTCGTGTCCCCTATCCTGGATACAACCCCTACGGTTTCCCGTTCATTCGTTTTAAAGGGAAATTTAAAGCAGGTATTCCGAATGGATTGTGGAGCATTATTTATGAAAACGAGAAGAATAGCGAGTTAGCGGCAGTTGAAGAATATCACAACAATCGACTGGTGCGTGCTGAAGATTATTTTACCGGCGAACGTTATGCTGTTCAACGGTTTCCTATTATTCCAATCGTACAATTCACGCGAGCGGAAGCCATCGTTTCCAAGCAATGTAATTATGATGATTTCTCTGGTTTCCTTATTTATCTTATTGATTATTTCAATAACTCATTTGCTAATATTCAATTTTCGGCGTCAGAAGAATTGAATTTTAGCTACGAGGTCGATTTGACGCATGATGGTGTGAAGAAGAAGAGCTTGGTTATCGAGAATCCATTCCTTTCGAATACGGAAATGGCCAAAGCTTTTGAAGAAGTCGTTTCTTCTTTAGCATATTATCCGGCATCTTTTAAGGATGGTGAATATATTGCCGATAAATTAACGATAAATGGTAAAATCGCGATTGCTGAAGATAAAACGCTTGGATTTCATTCGCTGACCATTGATCGAGAGAATGAGTTAAAGAAATAGAATTAATCTGATTGAGTTTAGGAGACTTGATTTCCAGATTATATATTTGCGTAAATACATATATATGAGATTTCATAAAGAAGGGTATACGAGTTTAGCAATAGTCGTTTTGTTCTTTTTCGTTTTGAGTGCCTTTGCACACTATTATGATGCAAGTGCTTTTGTTAAAGGCTTGATCTATTGTGTATCTGGCTTATTACTATTATTTGTACTGTTTTTCTTTCGTAGCCCCTCTCGCGTAATAACGCCCGACAGCTCTCAAGTCTACTCACCGGTTGATGGGACGATTAATCAGATTGAAGAAACAAATCAAATGGGATCCGGCGAAGAAAGAAGAGTTAAATTGTCCATAACTGTATCTCCTTTAAATATCCGATCGACTAAAGCTCCGATATCCGGAAAAGGAAGATTAATCAATGCGAGTCAGACGACATCTTCTTCTCATGGAATTGGTCAGCAGGGAAACGGCCTATCCATCCAAAACAAAGAAGGGGCTGAAGTTACGCTGTGGCAACATGGTGGAATTTTCGCTGGCCCAGTTTTTTATGATAAAGGGGAGAAGGAAGAAATCCAACAAGGTCAAGAACTTGGCTCTGTTAAGTTCGGTTGTCGCGTGGATGTAATTTTACCTGCTTCGGCGCTGTTAATGGCAAAGAAAGGCGACCAAGTAATTTCCGGCAAGTCGGTTCTTGCAAAAATTTAAAATAAGCATTCAACATTTATTCGTGCGCTCCTTATGAATTTCCGCACCCTGATACTGATTATAAGTTTAATATTCTCGCTATTGTTAGCAGGGATGAATTATTATTATGAACGTCATTTACCAACGTTCGCCTTTATCGCTATCATCAGTTTTGTTCTTTCCTTTTCTCTCCTAAACTATGTATTCCAGAAATTTGTATATGAGCGGATCAAAGCTGTATATAAATTAATACATAACCTAAAACTTGGGAAAGAGCTGAAAGATGCGCTCGGCGATCATAAATCTGACGACCCAATTGGGGACGCGGAGAAGGAAGTTCGCGATTGGGCGAAACAAAAAACTTTCGAGATCAATCAGCTTAAAGCACAAGAAAAGTTCAGGAAGGAATTTTTATCGAATATCTCCCATGAATTTAAGACTCCCCTATTTGCTATTCAAGGCTATATTGAGACTCTTCAAGACGGTATGATCGATGACAATCCAGAGATGGCGGTGTCTTTTCTAAACAAAGCGGCTCGGAACTTAGATCGGTTGAGCTATTTGATTCACGATCTGGATGAAATTGCAAAACTGGAGTCTGGACAAGTGATCGTAAGCAAAGAAAAGTTCGACATTCAGACTTTGGTTCGCGAAACAATTGATTACTTGGAGGATAAAGCGCTGGAGAACAATATCGCCTTAAAGTTCCAGCCGAAGAACAACAATCCGATACTGGTGAAGGCGGATCGAAAAAAAATTCAGCAAGTTTTAGTAAATTTAATTGATAACTCGATAAAGTATGGCAATAAAGGAGGCGAAACACAAATTAGCACCATCCCTTTAATTGACCAGATTCTTATCGAAATAACCGATAACGGTCAAGGCATCGAAGAAAAGAACCTTCCGCGCGTATTTGAGCGGTTTTTCCGTACCGACAAAAGCCGATCACGCGATATCGGGGGTTCTGGTTTAGGACTTGCAATTGTTAAACATATTATAGAAGCCCACCAACAAAACGTCCATGTGCGAAGCACGGAAGGGATCGGAACGACGTTTTCATTTACCTTAGAGAAAGCCTAAGAAAGAGCTGCTGCAGAAAACTTAACATTAACTTAACATTAAGTCCATATTTTTGCGCTACTAAAATTAAAAGTATATGTCTTTGAACAGCATTTTTCAGTATTTTGTCCCTAAGGACAAAAAATTCTTTCCTTTATTTGAGCAAGCTGGCTCAAATTTAATAGAGATGGCCAAGCTCTTGAAGGAAAGTGTTCATACATCTGATTTACAATTGAGAAAGAACAATTCAAAATTGTTGGAAGATTTGGAACATAAAGGCGACAACCTAACTCACCAAATACACCTAGAACTAGGGAAAAATTTCATCACTCCTTTTGATAGAGAGGATATTCACGCATTAGCCAGCTCATTAGACGATGTTGCTGATTTCATCCACGGTGCTTCAAACCGTATGGAACTGTACAAAGTCATTGAAACTAGCGAACCTATGAAGGAGATCTCTAGTTTAATTCTAGAAGCTACGGAACATGTTGCTAAAGCATTGTACGAGCTTAAAGATCTTAAAAACATTCGTAATATTACGGACTCCTGTGTACGGATTAATAGTGTAGAAAACAAAGCTGATTATATTTTCGATAAAGCGGTTGCAGAATTATTCGAGTTTGAAAAGGATGCGATCAACCTTATTAAATACAAAGAGGTTTTATCTGCCATGGAAGATGCAACGGACAAATGTGAGGATGTTGCGAACGTATTGGAAAGTATATTAGTTAAGAACGCATAATCGCGATTCTTCCAACACATATTATAACATATGGATTCAATTTCAACATTATTGATTGTTGTTGTTGTTTTGGCAATTGCCTTTGATTATATCAATGGATTCCACGATGCCGCCAACTCAATTGCAACAATCGTATCTACGAAAGTATTAACGCCATTTATGGCCGTTTTATGGGCAGCCTTGTTCAACTTCGTAGCATATTTCGTTTTCACTGACCATAAAGTCGCCAACACGATTGCAAAAACGGTCATTGAAGAATACATAACCCTCGAGGTCATCTTTGCGGGGTTAGTCGCCGCAATTTCTTGGAATTTATTTACCTGGTATTATGGTATCCCTTCTAGTTCAAGTCACACATTAATTGGTGGTTTCGCAGGTTCCGGTATGGCATACGCTTTATTTATGGGTACAAATCCGATTGATGCAATTAACATCAATGCGACATTAAAGATTTTATCTTTTATCGTTCTTGCGCCGATCATTGGTATGACCATCGCGATTATCATCACGTTGATTATTATCAACATCTGTAAGAAGTCACGTCCAAGCATTGCTGAAAAATGGTTCAAGATCTTACAGTTGATATCTTCTGCAGGATTAAGTTTCGCACATGGTGGTAATGACGCGCAAAAGGTAATGGGTATTATCGCGACTGCGTTGATCGCAGAGAATGTAATCCCGAACTTTGAGGCGATGCCTGAATGGGTTCCACTAGCATGTTACGTAGCGATTGCAGCAGGTACGATGAGCGGCGGTTGGAAAATCGTTAAGACCATGGGTACTAAAATTACGAAAGTGACGCCTTTAGAGGGTGTAAGTGCGGAGACTGCAGGTGCGATTACTTTGGGTATCACCGAACATTTTGGTATTCCAGCATCGACAACACACACAATTACAGGATCGATTATCGGGGTGGGTGTAGTGA
The DNA window shown above is from Sphingobacterium hotanense and carries:
- a CDS encoding toxin-antitoxin system YwqK family antitoxin, translating into MRYLLVLFFTIQGLLVAAQETDTKPVYFERSNDSLIRFYYDMNYYLVDKNCEFKSIERVAAFDARTSKFVGKFVDYYPNGHRMLEGSYQDGSKEGVFTAYHPNMQIKWRATFVNNTPQGDWEYYYPDGKPLMTVNYSSAGSKMVHYYDQRGVQRVKDGDGSYNFRVPYPGYNPYGFPFIRFKGKFKAGIPNGLWSIIYENEKNSELAAVEEYHNNRLVRAEDYFTGERYAVQRFPIIPIVQFTRAEAIVSKQCNYDDFSGFLIYLIDYFNNSFANIQFSASEELNFSYEVDLTHDGVKKKSLVIENPFLSNTEMAKAFEEVVSSLAYYPASFKDGEYIADKLTINGKIAIAEDKTLGFHSLTIDRENELKK
- a CDS encoding phosphatidylserine decarboxylase yields the protein MRFHKEGYTSLAIVVLFFFVLSAFAHYYDASAFVKGLIYCVSGLLLLFVLFFFRSPSRVITPDSSQVYSPVDGTINQIEETNQMGSGEERRVKLSITVSPLNIRSTKAPISGKGRLINASQTTSSSHGIGQQGNGLSIQNKEGAEVTLWQHGGIFAGPVFYDKGEKEEIQQGQELGSVKFGCRVDVILPASALLMAKKGDQVISGKSVLAKI
- a CDS encoding sensor histidine kinase, producing MNFRTLILIISLIFSLLLAGMNYYYERHLPTFAFIAIISFVLSFSLLNYVFQKFVYERIKAVYKLIHNLKLGKELKDALGDHKSDDPIGDAEKEVRDWAKQKTFEINQLKAQEKFRKEFLSNISHEFKTPLFAIQGYIETLQDGMIDDNPEMAVSFLNKAARNLDRLSYLIHDLDEIAKLESGQVIVSKEKFDIQTLVRETIDYLEDKALENNIALKFQPKNNNPILVKADRKKIQQVLVNLIDNSIKYGNKGGETQISTIPLIDQILIEITDNGQGIEEKNLPRVFERFFRTDKSRSRDIGGSGLGLAIVKHIIEAHQQNVHVRSTEGIGTTFSFTLEKA
- a CDS encoding DUF47 domain-containing protein; the protein is MSLNSIFQYFVPKDKKFFPLFEQAGSNLIEMAKLLKESVHTSDLQLRKNNSKLLEDLEHKGDNLTHQIHLELGKNFITPFDREDIHALASSLDDVADFIHGASNRMELYKVIETSEPMKEISSLILEATEHVAKALYELKDLKNIRNITDSCVRINSVENKADYIFDKAVAELFEFEKDAINLIKYKEVLSAMEDATDKCEDVANVLESILVKNA
- a CDS encoding inorganic phosphate transporter; this translates as MDSISTLLIVVVVLAIAFDYINGFHDAANSIATIVSTKVLTPFMAVLWAALFNFVAYFVFTDHKVANTIAKTVIEEYITLEVIFAGLVAAISWNLFTWYYGIPSSSSHTLIGGFAGSGMAYALFMGTNPIDAININATLKILSFIVLAPIIGMTIAIIITLIIINICKKSRPSIAEKWFKILQLISSAGLSFAHGGNDAQKVMGIIATALIAENVIPNFEAMPEWVPLACYVAIAAGTMSGGWKIVKTMGTKITKVTPLEGVSAETAGAITLGITEHFGIPASTTHTITGSIIGVGVVKRVSAVRWGVTISLLWAWILTIPVSAVLGGLTLAVIHYIL